The following are encoded in a window of Rissa tridactyla isolate bRisTri1 chromosome 15, bRisTri1.patW.cur.20221130, whole genome shotgun sequence genomic DNA:
- the NOL11 gene encoding nucleolar protein 11 — protein MAALCESFTLCGLGPSGGGVGLGGGLLALEPGPDPDHVLLTDRGRTATLFKVSDQKPLGCWSVKHGQIITCPVVCNFETHEYIAVHDDKVLRIWKNKDINLDKVFKATLSADVYRIHSLPNGGPVVLFKGGGVRTLDVLLEAPQQEIENIISDEVIKWSEASMEGQQPVLIFATEKDGNFFVYVQKLKMNRLQKYKLEQQELSKPLSFTAYIKNQIITLLCLYSNDSVYEVLIPLQQTSEEEEQILSKSLILKLSVSGSVLKGTSFVVLDKDHIAILGSLAAPGEESKECLTIWNTKFQTLQTSKELPLGTSGQLWCYEEKFFFTHGKVLTVMMYKCETSSLAAAVGKLKDSQTPDVSSFVNWNTLADEELVVSFQSQQSVALKSESKMTLRSKRNTVAKVQPDTLSVGQILLNLKDASTTVFEDELRQLMSKAQMPDFQASIGCVITALIKRCKTNPKYYPRNFLLHIVETRDLSYSLCPDLMSVALEKKDVHLLQICLQRFPDIPEETTYACLKVFLSISEAYLQRIDVNLESVICYIDVEFNNKEVKTEIVENGFNAELEHDIWDTKITKETHPTAGELCPVGPQKAALLNAVLQSAYSEAFLLPHLKNLPAQQAVLFLRYLYYLYVKCSEKINTALPGTRSPTISQIMDWMCLLLDAHFTVMVMLPEAKELLSNLHKFVRAQVRFYSELNKIEGSLQELQRRNHQKDSQTYSIEVLELI, from the exons atggcggcgctgTGCGAGAGCTTCACGCTGTGTGGTTTGGGTCCCAGCGGCGGCGGCGTCGGGCTCGGCGGTGGCCTCCTGGCGCTGGAGCCGGGCCCCGACCCCGACCACGTCCTGCTCACCGACCGCGGCCGGACGGCCACGCTTTTCAAG GTTTCAGATCAGAAGCCATTAGGCTGTTGGTCGGTTAAACATGGGCAGATTATCACATGTCCAGTTGTGTGCAACTTTGAAACTCATGAATATATAGCTGTTCATGATGACAAG GTTTTAAGAATATGGAAGAACAAAGACATTAACTTGGACAAAGTATTTAAAGCAACG cTTTCAGCTGATGTATACAGAATACATTCACTCCCCAATGGAGGGCCAGTGGTACTATTCAAAGGAGGAGGTGTTCGAACTTTAGATGTCCTTTTGGAAGCCCCACAACAAGAAATTGAAAACATTATCTCAGATGAAGTCATCAA GTGGAGTGAGGCTTCTATGGAAGGTCAACAACCTGTCTTAATTTTCGCTACTGAGAAA gaTGGGAATTTTTTTGTCTACGTACAGAAACTTAAGATGAATAGGCTACAGAAATACAAGCTTGAACAACAGGAATTATCTAAACCACTGAGTTTCACAGCATATATAAAAAATCAAATTATCACACTTCTGTGTTTGT ATTCCAATGACTCTGTATATGAGGTTCTGATACCTTTGCAACAAACCAGTGAAGAAGAGGAGCAAATTTTGTCCAAGTCACTAATACTAAAACTTTCAGTATCTGGAAGTGTTCTAAAAGGAACTTCTTTCGTTGTTCTTGATAAAGACCACATCGCGATATTAGGAAGTCTAGCTGCACCTGGTGAAGAATCCAAAG AGTGCCTAACAATATGGAATACGAAATTTCAGACATTGCAGACTTCAAAGGAGCTGCCCCTGGGAACCAGTGGACAG tTGTGGTGTTACgaggaaaaatttttttttactcatgGGAAAGTGCTAACGGTAATGATGTACAAGTGTGAAACGTCATCCTTGGCAGCAGCTGTGGGAAAGCTCAAGGACAGTCAAACCCCTG ATGTGTCTTCATTCGTAAACTGGAACACCCTTGCAGATGAAGAGCTGGTGGTTTCCTTTCAGTCACAGCAGTCTGTAGCTCTAAAATCTGAGTCCAAAATGACT TTAAGATCAAAAAGGAACACTGTTGCTAAAGTACAGCCAGATACCTTATCAGTGGGGCAGATCTTACTAAATCTAAAA GATGCTTCTACAACTGTATTTGAAGATGAATTGAGACAATTGATGTCAAAAGCACAGATGCCAGATTTCCAGGCCAGCATTGGATGTGTAATAACTGCTCTTATAAAAAGATGTAAAACAAATCCAAAGTACTACCCTCGAAATTTCCTGCTGCATATAGTCGAAACCCGAGACTTGTCTTACAG tttatgtCCAGATTTAATGTCTGTTGCTTTGGAGAAAAAAGATGTGCATCTCTTACAAATTTGCTTACAACGGTTTCCAGATATTCCTGAAGAAACTACTTATGCTtgtttgaaagtatttttaag CATAAGTGAAGCCTATCTTCAAAGAATAGATGTGAATCTAGAATCCGTAATCTGTTACATTGATGTTGAATTCAACAATAAAGAAGTTAAGACTGAAATTGTAGAAAATGGTTTCAATGCAGAGTTGGAACACGACATCTGGGATACTAAAATCACAAAGGAAACCCATCCGACGGCTGGTGAATTATGCCCTGTTGGACCACAGAAGGCAGCATTATT AAATGCTGTTCTCCAGTCGGCTTACAGTGAAGCATTTCTTTTGCCTCATCTGAAAAACCTTCCAGCTCAGCAAGCTGTT CTGTTTCTCAGGTATTTATACTACCTGTATGTGAAGTGCAGTGAAAAAATTAATACTGCTCTTCCTGGAACACGCTCTCCAACTATAAGTCAG ATTATGGATTGGATGTGCCTATTACTTGATGCTCACTTCACAGTTATGGTGATGCTACCAGAAGCAAAAGAGTTGCTTTCAAACCTGCATAAGTTTGTGAGAGCCCAA gtaCGATTCTACTCCGAACTCAACAAGATTGAAGGAAGTTTGCAAGAACTACAAAGACGTAATCATCAGAAAGACTCTCAGACATATTCTATTGAAGTGCTGGAACTTATTTGA